One region of Manis pentadactyla isolate mManPen7 chromosome 9, mManPen7.hap1, whole genome shotgun sequence genomic DNA includes:
- the LOC118914465 gene encoding olfactory receptor 491-like yields MEVVNCTTVTEFIILGLTEDATLCVIFFVIFLGVYVVTLAGNISIITLIRSCSQLHTPMYLFLSHLAFVDIGYSTSVTPVMLIGFLGRGVALPLAGCEAQLCSVVMFGTAECFLLAAMAYDRYVAICLPLLYSTHMSPRVCILLVGASYLGGCVNAGTFISCLLSLSFCGPNHVDHFFCDFSPLLKLSCSDISIIEIIPSISSGTIIVVTVFVIALSYICILFAILKMRSTEGRHKAFSTCTSHLTAVTLYYGTITFIYVMPKSSYSTGQNRVVSLFYTVVIPMLNPLIYSLRNRDVKEALRKATVRIYS; encoded by the coding sequence ATGGAAGTTGTAAATTGCACCACTGTGACAGAGTTCATCATTTTGGGGTTAACAGAGGATGCTACACTTTGTGTCATCTTCTTTGTGATATTTCTAGGAGTCTATGTTGTCACCTTAGCAGGCAATATCAGCATAATTACATTAATACGCAGCTGTTCCCAGCTTCACACCCCCATGTACCTCTTCCTCAGCCACCTGGCCTTTGTGGACATCGGGTACTCCACATCAGTCACACCTGTCATGCTCATAGGGTTCCTTGGGCGTGGTGTGGCCCTCCCTCTTGCTGGCTGTGAAGCCCAGCTCTGCTCTGTGGTCATGTTTGGGACAGCCGAGTGCTTCCTGCTGGCtgccatggcctatgaccgctatgtggccatctgcttgCCCTTGCTGTACTCCACCCACATGTCCCCCAGAGTCTGTATCCTCTTGGTGGGGGCTTCCTACCTGGGTGGGTGTGTGAATGCCGGGACATTTATTAGTTGTTTATTGAGTCTGTCTTTCTGTGGGCCAAATCATGTAGACCACTTTTTCTGTGATTTCTCCCCTTTGTTGAAACTTTCCTGCTCAGATATCTCCATTATTGAAATTATCCCTTCCATCTCATCTGGAACCATCATTGTGGTTACAGTATTTGTCATAGCTCTTTCTTACATCTGCATCCTCTTTGCTATCCTGAAGATGCGCTCCACTGAAGGGCGCcacaaggccttctccacctgcacCTCTCACCTCACTGCAGTTACCCTCTACTACGGAACTATTACCTTCATTTACGTCATGCCAAAATCCAGCTATTCAACTGGCCAGAACAGAGTGGTGTCTCTGTTCTACACAGTGGTGATTCCCATGCTGAATCCCCTCATCTACAGTCTGAGGAACAGAGATGTGAAGGAGGCACTGAGAAAGGCAACTGTCAGAATATATTCTTAG